A genomic region of Alkalispirillum mobile contains the following coding sequences:
- the rfbB gene encoding dTDP-glucose 4,6-dehydratase, which produces MRLLVTGGAGFIGSALVRNIIKNTSDSVVNVDKLTYAGNQDNLVMVANSPRYSFEQVDICDRDALEKVFYRYKPDAVMHLAAESHVDRSIEGPAAFVNTNVMGTYTLLEVARSYWSSLEGEHRTNFRFLHISTDEVYGDLPHPADSPNAHEHLFKETTPYAPSSPYSASKASADHLVRAWHRTYGLPTLVTNCSNNYGPYHFPEKLVPHVILSALHGRPVPVYGRGDQIRDWLYVSDHAKALCTVLKHGRVGETYNIGGHNEKQNIEVVKTICQLLQTLCPPDANLGAHSIRHYSDLITHVTDRPGHDRRYAIDASKIDRELGWTPEETFESGMRKTVVWYLENQNWWKRVLNGEYQLGRLGANT; this is translated from the coding sequence AGATTATTAGTCACTGGTGGGGCAGGCTTTATCGGCTCTGCTCTAGTGCGCAACATTATAAAAAACACTAGCGACAGCGTCGTCAATGTAGATAAATTGACCTACGCAGGTAACCAGGATAACCTGGTGATGGTCGCTAACTCCCCCCGATATTCTTTCGAGCAGGTCGACATTTGCGACCGAGATGCCCTTGAAAAAGTCTTCTATAGATATAAACCGGACGCCGTAATGCATCTCGCCGCTGAAAGCCATGTGGATCGCTCAATCGAGGGCCCCGCAGCATTCGTCAATACTAACGTGATGGGTACATATACCCTGCTGGAAGTCGCTCGCTCCTACTGGAGTAGCCTCGAAGGGGAGCATCGCACCAACTTTCGTTTCCTCCATATCTCCACGGATGAAGTATATGGGGATTTACCACACCCTGCGGACTCACCTAACGCCCATGAACATTTGTTTAAAGAAACAACCCCTTATGCTCCGAGTAGCCCCTATTCGGCTAGCAAGGCCAGCGCCGACCACCTTGTGCGGGCGTGGCACCGTACCTATGGCCTGCCCACCCTGGTCACAAACTGCTCTAACAATTATGGGCCGTACCACTTCCCTGAAAAGCTAGTGCCACATGTTATTTTGAGTGCTCTACACGGAAGGCCTGTCCCAGTGTATGGGCGCGGTGACCAGATTCGCGACTGGCTTTACGTATCAGATCACGCCAAAGCACTCTGCACCGTACTCAAGCATGGACGTGTTGGGGAAACCTACAACATAGGCGGGCACAATGAGAAGCAGAACATCGAGGTCGTCAAGACGATATGCCAACTATTGCAAACGTTATGCCCTCCAGATGCTAACCTCGGCGCGCATTCTATCAGGCATTATTCGGATTTAATTACACATGTCACCGACCGGCCCGGCCACGATCGCCGGTATGCCATAGATGCATCAAAAATAGACCGCGAGCTCGGGTGGACGCCGGAAGAAACCTTTGAATCCGGGATGCGGAAAACTGTCGTCTGGTATCTTGAGAACCAAAATTGGTGGAAAAGGGTGCTTAACGGCGAATACCAGCTCGGCCGACTTGGCGCAAACACGTAG